The Acropora muricata isolate sample 2 chromosome 5, ASM3666990v1, whole genome shotgun sequence genome includes a window with the following:
- the LOC136918109 gene encoding nuclear protein MDM1-like codes for MPAPRSKRYESEYFSRYKKFETKRPVTVKGEVMRSLGNVDSNGASPRAGLLSSQLGTMHEPPLQRKRIVPYEKNHNIFTTVTVKEQPDREWLKPDTDSYRRLEEEKSKRSEIRSETPILVAERKIFKDQPRSAGRTVYIPDRIKRKSTYKGDFVNHKKQSKKTNGEKRKSKPKQHQTPQKVVGGNKGGVSPDRLPPAGIRTATSFGDVRLLKPSDDSQYMRLPEPEQKVLNTEYSSHYKQPTKFKFVNGLWTEVPVNSGATYNAMDDKNNREKNDWFTQVLERRNQAYGYSKHARGTHFSRESLDEINREHADRASSRSDSYRSYSPSDENSRRREMDRKLRARSSSPPRKREAWSEAPKSFTRKAQEAGTDTESTFDDDNEMVLERGRSPTPELRDRRRSRRHHLDVTTNVLNDSLEKSLSISEKNKSHSLPNHDEPLVPLKQEGNGRPESPASSIALGDDASSYTPQRKEQERFPPDPHGARPGPGLGGEEGRKEDEDVLSVSAMSRRASTASETLERAKKRRDKFWKSESYSR; via the exons ATGCCAGCACCGCGATCCAAG CGATATGAATCTGAATACTTTTCTCGCTACAAAAAATTCGAAACCAAACGACCTGTCACTGTGAAAGGCGAAGTAATGCGATCACTGGGCAATGTTGACAGCAATGGCGCATCACCAAGGGCAGGATTGCTTTCCAGTCAACTTGGCACAATGCATGAACCACCATTACAAAGGAAGAGAATTGTGCCATATGAAAAGAACCATAACATCTTCACTACTGTAACAGTAAAAGAACAACCGGATAGAGAGTGGCTGAAACCTGATACTGATTCATATAGAAGATTAGAAGAG gaaaaaagcaaaagaagtgaaATAAGGAGTGAGACCCCGATTCTTGTGGCAGAAAGAAAGATATTTAAAGACCAACCTAGAAGTGCAGGCCGAACAGTTTACATTCCTGACAGAATAAAGAGAAAGAGCACTTATAAAGGAGACTTTGTCAATCACAAGAAAcagtcaaagaaaacaaatggtgAAAAGCGGAAGAGCAAACCAAAACAACACCAAACTCCTCAGAAAGTAGTGGGTGGAAACAAAGGAG GAGTGAGTCCTGATCGTCTTCCTCCTGCTGGTATTCGTACTGCAACAAGCTTTGGAGATGTACGCTTGCTTAAACCATCAGATGATTCACAATACATGAGATTACCAGAGCCTGAACAAAA AGTGTTAAACACAGAATATTCAAGTCACTATAAGCAACCAACCAAGTTTAAGTTTGTCAATGGCTTGTGGACAGAGGTGCCTGTCAACTCTGGTGCAACTTACAATGCAATG gatgaCAAGAACAACAGGGAAAAAAATGATTGGTTTACccag GTTTTAGAGAGACGCAATCAGGCGTATGGTTATTCCAAACACGCGAGAGGAACACATTTCTCCCGTGAAAGCCTCGACGAGATCAACAGAGAACACGCTGATCGCGCGAGCTCTCGCTCCGACTCTTATCGTTCATATTCGCCATCTGACGAAAACAGCCGAAGACGAGAAATGGATCGTAAATTACGAGCAAGGAGCAGCTCTCCTCCCCGAAAACGTGAAGCATGGAGCGAAGCTCCCAAGAGTTTTACGCGGAAAGCCCAAGAAGCGGGGACGGATACCGAGTCGACTTtcgatgatgataatgaaatGGTTCTCGAACGAGGCCGATCCCCGACCCCAGAGCTTCGGGACAGGAGACGCTCCCGACGACACCACCTTGACGTCACGACGAATGTGCTTAATGATAGTTTAGAGAAATCGTTatcaatttccgagaaaaacaAATCTCATTCGTTGCCTAATCACGATGAGCCTCTGGTTCCACTGAAGCAAGAAGGAAATGGTAGGCCAGAGAGTCCTGCGTCCAGTATTGCATTAGGCGATGATGCCAGTTCTTACACACCCCAGCGCAAGGAGCAAGAAAGATTCCCACCCGACCCCCATGGTGCACGTCCAGGTCCTGGCCTCGGAGGTGAGGAAGGGCGGAAAGAAGATGAGGACGTGCTTTCCGTGTCGGCCATGTCAAGACGAGCTTCCACGGCTTCGGAGACGCTGGAGCGAGCGAAGAAACGGCGAGACAAGTTTTGGAAAAGTGAGAGCTACTCTCGATAA